Proteins encoded together in one Thermophilibacter immobilis window:
- a CDS encoding MerR family transcriptional regulator, with amino-acid sequence MGEGAYRIGELARLAGTTVRALRFYEERGLLSPARDAQSAYRRYGPAEVDRLQEILLLRSLGVAVRDVAPLLSCSPEERRAAFSAHLLGLRAERERLDALIETVERTLDHEEGGRPMTDEEKFEGLKHQLVEDNERRFGAEVRERFGDEAAEKGGGRVRDMGQEDYRRWRGLEGRILDELACAVRDGADPAGEAGARLCELHRDWLGFTWPSCSAEAHRGLAESYVADERFRAYYDRAADGAATWLRDAIRAHAR; translated from the coding sequence ATGGGAGAAGGGGCTTATCGCATAGGCGAGCTCGCGCGTCTGGCCGGGACCACGGTGCGCGCGCTGCGCTTCTACGAGGAGAGGGGGCTTTTGTCCCCCGCCCGCGACGCGCAGAGCGCCTACCGCCGCTATGGGCCGGCCGAGGTCGACCGGCTCCAGGAGATCTTGCTGCTGCGGAGCCTGGGGGTGGCCGTGCGCGACGTCGCGCCGCTTCTGTCCTGCTCCCCCGAGGAGCGGCGCGCGGCCTTCTCCGCCCACCTCCTCGGCCTGCGGGCTGAGCGGGAGCGCCTCGATGCGCTCATAGAGACGGTCGAGCGCACGCTCGACCACGAGGAGGGGGGACGTCCCATGACGGACGAGGAGAAGTTCGAGGGGCTCAAGCACCAGCTGGTGGAGGACAACGAGAGGCGCTTTGGGGCCGAGGTGCGCGAGCGCTTCGGCGACGAGGCCGCCGAAAAGGGCGGGGGCAGGGTGCGCGACATGGGCCAGGAGGACTACCGGAGGTGGCGTGGGCTCGAGGGGCGGATCCTCGACGAGCTCGCATGCGCCGTGCGTGACGGGGCCGACCCCGCAGGCGAGGCCGGGGCGCGCCTCTGCGAGCTCCACCGCGACTGGCTCGGCTTCACCTGGCCCTCCTGCAGCGCCGAGGCGCACCGGGGCCTGGCCGAGTCCTACGTTGCCGACGAGCGCTTCCGCGCCTACTACGACCGGGCCGCGGACGGGGCGGCCACCTGGCTGCGCGACGCCATCCGCGCCCACGCGCGCTGA
- the dnaJ gene encoding molecular chaperone DnaJ, translating into MEPKNDYYEVLGVSRDADAKTIKRAFLKKARKLHPDVSDAPDAEERFKEVNEAYSVLSDDQKRSNYDRYGDPNGPAGFGSDYVDVSDIFGGGGFGFGDIFDSFFGGGSAGKGASARTRGRDMGIRLTITLEEAAAGCHKTVAYERLAPCEDCGGTGAAEGGRARTCERCHGTGRVVEAQRTIFGQMQTQVSCPVCHGQGQVIDRPCETCDGQGRAPSREKVEVQVPAGVHSGQSLTVEGKGEAGVRADASGDLVVSVEVADNERFERRGDDLYCTVGVDSLQAVVGTTVTIDGIMEGERATVEVPAGCQFGQQVVVERRGMPRMGMIARGNLVAVVQVQTPRDLTKKQLLDVAALVADRALDAHGPAADASAAEAKGESAAADAAAEHFAKERWRAPKNPFKGAGKAAR; encoded by the coding sequence GTGGAACCAAAGAATGACTACTACGAGGTGCTCGGGGTCTCTCGCGACGCCGACGCCAAGACGATCAAGCGCGCGTTTCTGAAGAAGGCCCGCAAGCTGCACCCGGACGTCTCCGACGCCCCCGACGCCGAGGAGCGCTTCAAGGAGGTCAACGAGGCGTACTCCGTGCTCTCCGACGATCAGAAGCGCTCCAATTACGACCGCTACGGCGACCCAAACGGGCCCGCTGGCTTCGGGTCGGACTACGTGGACGTCTCTGACATCTTCGGGGGAGGCGGCTTCGGCTTCGGGGACATCTTCGACTCCTTCTTCGGCGGCGGCTCCGCCGGCAAGGGTGCCTCCGCCCGCACCCGCGGGCGCGACATGGGGATTCGTCTCACGATTACCCTCGAGGAGGCCGCGGCGGGCTGTCACAAGACCGTTGCCTACGAGCGGCTCGCCCCCTGCGAGGACTGCGGCGGCACGGGCGCGGCCGAGGGCGGGCGGGCGCGCACCTGCGAGCGCTGCCACGGCACGGGTCGCGTCGTGGAGGCCCAAAGGACGATCTTCGGCCAGATGCAGACGCAGGTGAGCTGCCCGGTCTGCCACGGCCAGGGGCAGGTCATCGACCGCCCCTGCGAGACCTGCGACGGCCAGGGCCGCGCCCCCTCGCGCGAGAAGGTCGAGGTCCAGGTCCCCGCGGGCGTCCACTCCGGGCAGTCCCTCACGGTGGAGGGCAAGGGCGAGGCCGGCGTGCGCGCGGACGCGAGCGGCGACCTCGTCGTGAGCGTCGAGGTCGCGGACAACGAGCGCTTCGAGCGCCGCGGCGATGACCTCTACTGCACCGTCGGGGTCGACTCCCTGCAGGCCGTCGTCGGCACGACGGTCACGATCGACGGCATCATGGAGGGCGAGCGCGCCACCGTCGAGGTGCCGGCGGGCTGCCAGTTCGGCCAGCAGGTCGTGGTGGAGCGCCGGGGCATGCCGCGCATGGGCATGATCGCCCGCGGTAACCTGGTCGCGGTCGTCCAGGTCCAGACCCCGCGCGACCTGACCAAGAAGCAGCTGCTCGACGTCGCGGCGCTCGTGGCCGACCGCGCCCTCGACGCGCATGGCCCCGCCGCGGACGCGTCCGCGGCCGAGGCCAAGGGCGAGTCGGCCGCCGCCGACGCCGCTGCGGAGCACTTTGCCAAGGAGCGCTGGCGCGCGCCCAAGAACCCCTTCAAGGGCGCCGGCAAGGCCGCCCGGTGA
- the recO gene encoding DNA repair protein RecO produces the protein MAGRHTYRTRAIVLGRTKLAETDLILTLLCEGGAEARAVAKGARKPGGRLAARVELFCETDFLLASGRSLDVVAEASLVEPHAELRGDYERVSAASAVAEAARLTCFGGAEDGFLYPLCSRALKACEQAGDQAHLDLVVSAYVMKVLAHGGWRPELDRCCACGDEATTFFSAAAGGVLCESCAREVAGAEPMGAGQLAWLRALIACTFDELLAAEVDPETAVFLLGCSHVWAATHLDARLRALEFMLSA, from the coding sequence GTGGCCGGCCGGCACACCTACCGCACGCGCGCCATCGTGCTCGGCCGCACCAAGCTCGCCGAGACGGACCTCATCTTGACTCTGCTGTGCGAGGGGGGAGCCGAGGCCCGCGCCGTCGCCAAGGGGGCCCGCAAGCCGGGCGGCCGCCTCGCCGCGCGCGTCGAGCTCTTCTGCGAGACGGACTTCCTCCTGGCGTCCGGCCGCTCGCTCGACGTGGTGGCGGAGGCGTCGCTCGTCGAGCCCCACGCAGAGCTGCGCGGCGACTACGAGCGCGTGTCCGCCGCGAGCGCTGTGGCCGAGGCGGCACGTCTCACCTGCTTCGGCGGGGCCGAGGACGGCTTTCTGTACCCCCTGTGCTCCCGCGCGCTCAAGGCCTGCGAGCAGGCGGGCGACCAGGCCCACCTCGACCTCGTCGTGTCCGCCTACGTGATGAAGGTGCTCGCGCACGGCGGCTGGCGCCCCGAGCTCGATCGGTGCTGCGCCTGCGGTGACGAGGCGACGACCTTCTTCTCGGCCGCGGCGGGCGGGGTCCTGTGCGAGAGCTGTGCGCGCGAGGTGGCCGGTGCCGAGCCGATGGGGGCCGGACAGCTCGCCTGGCTACGCGCCCTCATCGCGTGCACCTTCGACGAGCTGCTCGCCGCCGAGGTGGACCCCGAGACGGCCGTCTTCCTGCTCGGCTGCTCCCACGTCTGGGCCGCCACGCACCTTGACGCCCGCCTGCGCGCCCTCGAGTTCATGCTGAGCGCCTGA
- the era gene encoding GTPase Era has protein sequence MNEKNVVFASGFVALVGRPNAGKSTLLNACVGEKLAITSPVAQTTRRRMRAVVNTDHSQLVIIDTPGLHKPKDALGSELNRSALGELAGADVVALLVDATKPVGTGDAWVARHVAASSAPYKLLVLTKADVAGPEQVAAQLAAVRDLVELNDELVVSAREGFNVDAFVELVSAHLPEGPRWFPEGMDVDATPEDLVAEFVREKLFCNLRQELPHSVGVLCDGLEYADDGHASIEVTVLVEREGQKAIVVGHGGQMIKRVGVQARRDIERLLGCKVYLDLKVRVAPQWRRDEREIRRLGYSSED, from the coding sequence ATGAACGAGAAGAACGTCGTGTTCGCGAGCGGGTTCGTGGCCCTGGTGGGCCGTCCCAACGCCGGCAAGTCCACGCTGCTCAACGCCTGCGTGGGCGAGAAGCTCGCCATCACGAGCCCCGTCGCCCAGACCACGCGCCGCCGCATGCGCGCCGTCGTGAACACCGACCACTCCCAGCTCGTGATCATCGACACGCCGGGCCTGCACAAGCCCAAGGACGCGCTCGGAAGCGAGCTCAACCGCTCCGCCCTGGGCGAGCTCGCCGGCGCCGACGTCGTGGCCCTTCTCGTGGACGCCACCAAGCCCGTGGGCACCGGCGACGCCTGGGTCGCCAGGCACGTCGCGGCCTCGTCGGCCCCCTACAAGCTCCTCGTGCTCACAAAGGCCGACGTGGCGGGCCCCGAGCAGGTGGCGGCCCAGCTCGCGGCCGTGCGGGACCTCGTCGAGCTCAATGACGAGCTCGTGGTCTCGGCGAGGGAGGGCTTCAACGTGGACGCCTTCGTCGAGCTCGTCTCGGCCCACCTGCCCGAGGGCCCCCGGTGGTTTCCCGAGGGCATGGACGTCGACGCCACGCCGGAGGACCTCGTGGCCGAGTTCGTGCGCGAGAAGCTCTTCTGCAACCTGCGCCAGGAGCTGCCGCACTCGGTCGGCGTGCTCTGCGACGGCCTGGAGTACGCCGATGACGGCCACGCCTCCATCGAGGTGACCGTCCTCGTGGAGCGCGAGGGTCAGAAGGCCATCGTCGTCGGCCACGGCGGCCAGATGATCAAGCGCGTGGGCGTCCAGGCGCGCCGTGACATCGAGCGGCTCCTGGGCTGCAAGGTCTACCTGGACCTCAAGGTGCGCGTGGCCCCGCAGTGGCGCCGAGACGAGCGCGAGATCCGCCGCCTCGGCTACTCCTCGGAGGACTAG
- the ybeY gene encoding rRNA maturation RNase YbeY yields the protein MDNEYDLSCDEGVESPLADDQICSLCDLVLAEEGVRRPCMVSISLVGEERIRELNASWRGCDRATDVISLECERPDDPALAPDEPCELGDVVLAPAYIARQAALFGTTPADELRLLLVHGLLHLLGYDHLDEDSAEAMEVREEALLAKAGTDKAIGRVVLTRHREGIDE from the coding sequence GTGGATAACGAGTACGACCTCTCCTGTGACGAGGGCGTCGAGTCCCCGCTCGCCGACGACCAGATCTGCTCCCTGTGCGATCTCGTGCTCGCCGAGGAGGGCGTGCGGCGCCCCTGCATGGTCTCGATCTCGCTCGTGGGCGAGGAGCGCATCCGGGAGCTCAACGCCTCCTGGCGCGGCTGCGACCGCGCGACCGACGTGATCTCGCTCGAGTGCGAGCGGCCGGACGATCCCGCGCTCGCCCCCGACGAGCCCTGCGAGCTGGGTGACGTCGTGCTCGCACCGGCCTACATCGCGCGTCAGGCGGCCCTCTTCGGGACCACACCCGCCGACGAGCTCCGCCTGCTGCTCGTGCACGGCCTTCTGCACCTGCTCGGCTACGACCACCTCGACGAGGACAGCGCCGAGGCGATGGAGGTCCGCGAGGAGGCCCTTCTCGCCAAGGCGGGCACGGACAAGGCGATCGGCCGCGTCGTGCTCACGCGCCACCGGGAGGGGATCGACGAGTGA
- a CDS encoding PhoH family protein, producing the protein MEPTQVRLTIPDSVDPTRLMGPADSLLRRIEEGFDVLIHVRGSKITVAGAVDEVERVTSVFSRLIQLVEAGQAPTADDVDLLVDQARHGAEVSGVGTGDVLLSHRGGAIRPKTVGQKRYVEAIRDNAVTFGVGPAGTGKTYLAMAMAVSALGRREVGRIVLARPVVEAGESLGYLPGTLQDKLDPYVRPLYDALFDLCDRDRANALIDDGAIEVAPLAFMRGRTFNDAFVILDEAQNTTPEQMKMFLTRLGFSSKFVITGDASQRDLTGEGGLESARRVLAGLDDVSFVDLDRNDIVRHTLVAQIVDAYARLESDATPVAATSDRKGGARG; encoded by the coding sequence ATGGAGCCAACCCAGGTTCGTCTCACCATACCGGACTCAGTCGACCCGACCAGGCTCATGGGCCCCGCCGACTCCCTCCTGCGCCGCATCGAGGAGGGCTTCGACGTCCTCATACACGTGCGAGGCAGCAAGATCACGGTCGCGGGGGCGGTCGACGAGGTCGAGCGGGTCACCTCGGTGTTCTCGCGCCTCATACAGCTCGTCGAGGCGGGGCAGGCCCCCACGGCAGACGACGTCGACCTGCTCGTCGACCAGGCGCGCCATGGGGCCGAGGTCTCGGGCGTGGGCACGGGCGACGTCCTCCTGTCGCATCGCGGCGGCGCGATCCGCCCCAAGACGGTCGGGCAGAAGCGCTACGTCGAGGCCATCCGGGACAACGCCGTCACCTTCGGCGTGGGGCCCGCGGGCACCGGCAAGACCTACCTGGCCATGGCCATGGCCGTCTCCGCGCTCGGCCGGCGCGAGGTGGGCCGCATCGTGCTCGCCCGGCCGGTGGTCGAGGCGGGGGAATCCCTGGGGTATCTGCCGGGAACGCTCCAGGACAAGCTCGACCCCTACGTGCGCCCGCTCTACGACGCCCTGTTCGACCTGTGCGACCGCGACCGGGCCAACGCGCTCATCGACGACGGCGCCATCGAGGTCGCGCCGCTCGCCTTCATGCGCGGGCGGACCTTCAACGATGCGTTCGTAATCCTGGACGAGGCCCAGAACACGACGCCCGAGCAGATGAAGATGTTCCTCACGCGCCTGGGCTTCTCATCCAAGTTCGTGATCACGGGCGACGCCTCCCAGCGCGACCTGACGGGCGAGGGAGGCCTGGAGTCGGCGCGGCGCGTGCTGGCGGGCCTCGACGACGTCTCCTTCGTCGACCTCGACCGCAACGACATCGTCCGGCACACGCTCGTCGCGCAGATCGTGGACGCCTACGCGCGCCTGGAGTCCGACGCGACGCCCGTCGCGGCGACCTCCGACCGGAAGGGGGGTGCGCGTGGATAA
- a CDS encoding diacylglycerol kinase family protein: MIPGSNRDHPDFRRSFLFALQGLRTAVSTERNIKVMLAVGTCAVVAGLVLRIDLLSWAVILLCCGTVISAELLNTAIETVVDLVSPEFHPLAGRAKDIAAAAVWVLCLVVGVVGLAVFAHAIVA; encoded by the coding sequence GTGATTCCCGGATCCAACAGGGACCATCCCGACTTCAGGCGGAGCTTCCTGTTCGCCCTGCAGGGCCTGCGCACGGCCGTGTCCACCGAGCGCAACATCAAGGTCATGCTCGCCGTGGGCACCTGCGCGGTGGTGGCCGGGCTCGTGCTTCGGATAGACCTTCTGAGCTGGGCCGTCATACTGCTGTGCTGCGGGACGGTCATCTCGGCCGAGCTCCTCAACACGGCGATCGAGACGGTGGTCGACCTCGTGTCGCCCGAGTTCCACCCGCTCGCCGGCCGGGCCAAGGACATCGCCGCCGCCGCGGTCTGGGTGCTCTGCCTCGTCGTCGGCGTCGTCGGCCTCGCCGTCTTCGCCCACGCCATCGTCGCCTAG